Genomic segment of Cronobacter dublinensis subsp. dublinensis LMG 23823:
AACTGCATCACGCTCATTTTTAGCTTTCTGGCAACTTGCTGAACTTGGGGCATCAGCACAGCTCGCCATATCAATACCATGCTGCCAGATGAACTTCCCCCTACCCGATCTCACTGCCATCCATAAGGTTATTCTCAACTGACGGCTGCGCCAGAGGCACCGCTAATGCTCCGGTTAATTGGTAATCATGCGATAGCAAGGCGTACCGCTATCAAGGCGGTTTTTATCCACCGTGGCGGTGCTACCAGTCCTCCACGATTGCGTCAGATATGGCTACCGCCTGTGGCGTCAAAGCCACCTTTACTCAAGGTGATGCCCGGCTCCATCGTATTAACTACCCGTAATACCCGCAAACTACGGTGCTGTGCGGAGAAATGAAACGTCACGTACTTTTTAATTTGTATCAAGGCGGATGAGCTCCTTTTCTTCATCCAGGGTCAGCCCCTCTGTCAGCCCCTTCTGATCTAACTCATCCTTCCGTTTTCTTGAGCTCTCACCCCAAAAGTTATTCTCAACACTAACTCAGCAATTTTTTTGTACATTACCAGTATGAAAAAATTCGCTAATAACCTGAGTGACGAGTGAAAAATCAGTTATTATCTGATTATTAGACCAATAGTCACCCAAGATACAGACCATTTCGGCAGTACTTTTTTTATTGTAATAAGCTCGCACTTCATAATCGTCATTCGCTATTTCGCCTAGCATTACTAAATAATTACCTGCTTCAGCTCTTATTTGTAACATTTGAGGGCCTGTATCATTATCATGAATATCTAATGTTATCGTTCCATCTCTATTTCTTAAAGCTAATAATTTAACTTCAACATCCTTCCATAAAGGATTATCACAGTTCCCCCCGCTTCCATTTACTGTCCAGCTTAATGAAAATAACATTATTTTTTCTCCTTGAGTGATTTCATCCCAGGATCCCAATATAATGTTTTCCTGGTTCTTTCCTCATAAACAGTAAGAGATTTTAAACCTGCTTTGTCAGCCATAGCTGCAATGTCCCCCCGGCAGTATCCACATACAGGCTCTTTTGTGCAGAGCGCCGCAACCGTCTGTTTCTCTGTCTCATCCAGCTGCCAAGGGTCTTTTTTGTACACTTCCTGCGCAATCAGGTACCCCATCGCTTCACCCACGACCGCGCCAGAGGCACCGGCCAGGGCGTCCTGCCCCTGCACTTTCGCCAGCACGGCGTTGACCACCGCGTGGGCCATTATCCTCGCCGCCGTATTTTCCTCGGTGATGTTTTTACCAATCTCATTAGCGATATACGGCGCGGCCGCACCCGCTAACGCGGCATTCAGGTTTCCGCCTGCCAGCCCGCTGACCGCCGCAGTCGCGGCGGTGATTGCACGCTGCACATCGCTGCCGGTGCCGGTTTTTTCGGTCACTTTTTTGTAGACGGCCGTATCGCGCAGCGCCGCCAGTTTTGCCAGGCGCTCTTTCTCCGGCAGCCCCTGAAGTGACGTGCCCGTCTGGGCTATCGCCGCTTTCAGGCCATCGAGATCGCTCTGCGTGCGCACAATATCGGCCACCTGATTACCGATATCGCTGACCATCTGCACGGTCTGCAGGCGAGTCTGCTCTTTCTCTTTGTTAAAGATCGGGCTGATGGCGTCGTTGGCCTGCGTTACATCCCTTTGCAGTCCGTCAATATCCTGCCGCTGGTTCGCCTTATCACGAACGGTAATGGTGCCTTCCGATACCGCCGCCTGGGTGGTGCCCTGCGCATGGCCGGAACTGCCCACGGCCGACATGAGCGTACTGGCCGCATTGAGCGCCCCCTGCGCCCCAAAGCTACCGGATGAGCTGAAGCCGCCGCCGGAGTGCGACACCTTATAATCTGCTTTGTTGGTAAGATTACTGTAGCCCAGCGTACCGGTATCAAGGCGGTTTTTATCCGCCGTGGCGGTGCTGCCAACACCCACGTAAGGATAACGGCTGATAATATGATCCCGGCCACAAAGTATCTGGCCGGGTAAAATTTATAAATCTATACAGCGACTCAATGCCAGTCTCAGCCCCGCGCCTATTTCAGCAGGTGAATTTTCGAGAGATAAAATGACTTCATCACTCTCATCACGTCCAGTGTCTCCCCAGGCTTCCAGCTTTTCATGGCGGAATGGGGATATATTCATAACACCATTAACACAATGGATACTGCAGTATTTCATGTCTTTAAAGAGGGCTTTTTTGCTCTTATAGCCATATTTTTCACTTAGCATTGCAATCCATTCAGAATAACGCTGCTTTCCTTTTTCAAGGTCAAAAAATTCAACCCGCTCGTCAATCGAGGTTAATGTCCGGCTGTCAGAGAGTGCTTGTAAAATTGCCTTACCAATACTCTCATCATCACTCTCTGGTGATAGTAAATGAGAAGGAAAAAGAGGATCGCCAGCAACCATCCCTAGTCCCGAGAATGTTTCTATGCTGATAAATTCTTTAGTACTATAGACACCAACCCAGTAGTCCTGATCCTTATTGAAAGTCATTATTTCACCTGCGTCACTGTTACCTTAACACCCCGATTCTTACCATATTCGACCGCCCGGTTAATTTCTACCCATTGGGCTTTTGTCGTCCTGGCAGGAACCGCCATTGAGCGCCCGGATCAGTACATCTTTAATGAGCCGGAATTAGAGTAGTATTTATCAACATGCTCATCACTTAATTGATTCACCTTATCACGGGGAATGAGATATTTTTTCATTCAGGGTCAATGTTAAGGGCTGCAGATGTCCTCAGCCCTTTCCTGTGATCAATGACGCAGTGTCTCGGTGCCATAGCGGCATGACAAAACTGGATGACTTATCACCTATCCACGATGCACCATAATTTACCGTAGTGCCACTCATTGGATTCATCGCAGCTTTTTTCACCGCAGCGAGTATCTATATATTACAATAAACGCTCTGTACAAAACTCAATAGAACAATATTATCTAAATTTCTTTAAAATCATGCCACCAATAGTTACGGCAATCCCGAACACGATACCAACCACAATGCCTGAGCCTAAGTCATCCCAAAAATCGGTTATTTTATATGGCTTCCATTCATTAAACCTTACAAGCACATATCCTCGAATCATAAAAGCGCAGAATAGGTTTAAAAAAATGAACATTACTATTGACGCTATTATAGCTATTAACAGTAAAAGCACCCCGTTATTTCTTTTCATTTATTTTCCCAGCAGTAATGTCTTCCATTCTCTTGCCAAATCTCTCAGAAAGATATGAACCTGTTGCTGCACCAGTTGTTGATGGCAAAGCACTAGTCGTAGGTGGATTAATTATAAAAGGTAACTTACCGTTTGGCATATCTTTAAAACCATTCCGCCATGGATTAATGTATTTATTTCCAACCTTTTCAAAACCCGCCGCAGTATAATAACCCACGAGTGAGCCGCTAGCAGCTCCCACTATTGGCGGCAATGGATTTTTTCCGTCGATAACGCTACTTATGCCTGCACCTGCGGAGCTTACCATAACCGTACCCGGCATTTTCATTCCTGTACTAAGTCCAGCAGATACTGTTGCTATAAACAAACTACTAATACTAAATTTTTCTTTTGGATTATTGATAATATTTTGCACCTGCGACATAGTGTTAGCAGTGCCACCAATGCCTGCCCCTACCAATCTTTTTGCCAATTGAGCGTCCCCTGCGCCCCAAAGCAACCGGATGAGCTGAAGCCTCCGCCGGTGTGCGACACCTTATAATCTGCTTTGTTGGAAATAATACTGTAGCTTAGCGTGCCGGAATCAAGGTGGTTTTTATCCGCAGCGGAGGTGCTGCCAGTCCCCCGCGATTGCGTCAGGTATGGCTACCCCTGTGGCTCAAGTAGCATGATCCCGACCATTTAAGCCAAGATTTATAGCATCACTTTAAAAATGATAGAATCTTATTATCTAAATAATCTTTCCAATTAGAATATAAACGCTGAATATTTTCCTCTGCGGTGTGTTTACTTGGGTCATAACTTCCCGTAGCGGGCATATATCTTATAAATGATTCGATTTCTTCGGGATAATCAAAGAAATCATATAGTTTCTCTACTTCCCCTAACGGGTCGTTAATTTCATCTTTAGAAATAAACAACATCCATAGCTTAAAATACAACCATTTATCTTTACTATAGCTATCCGAAATAACCGCTATTTTTCCTAGCAGTTCATCCAATTCATGAAGGTTATGCTTATCTATCAATGAAATATCAATAACAACTTCATTGTCATCACCATGAGAAATTTTATCACTTGCATAGCAAACTACATCTTTCCATCCTATTAAATGATGTTTGTATCCCCAGCATATATCTTCCCAGCTAAAATCTAACTTATTATTAATTAACGAAAAGGTCATCATATTTACCATCAAATTTATTTTTTTGCTCGCTGATTGGGTAATCCATTGACAGTGCCACCTGAAATGAATCGTTGATGCGTAACACTGCCTGATGGATCTACAATATATTCAAATATGCCATTCTTTCCATCAAATGAACCATTGGTTTGGAGTAAAGTTCTTTTAACACCATCCCCTCCAACCAAAGTAAATACTCTCCCAGGTTCTAATTGCTCTTTGGACAAGAAACTGGCTCCCCTGTGAGATGGATCTGGTTTCAAGCCATTGCCAGTCCGGTTATAAGTCAGAACCTGTTCTGCAACTTGCGACACTTTTTATTTTTGCTGCACCAATACACTATTGGGTAGTTTCTGACTTAAGTCCTTAGTGTTTTTACTGTTCTGCCCTATACGATCCAGTGCAGCCTTTTCACTTGTAACAATATCATCAGTAACCGACGCACCAGACTTATTCGCCGTAACACCGGGAACTGCTTTCCCACTTCCTGATGAGGCGGTGCGACCAACGATTAAACCATTTTCATGCATTACAATGGCTGTGGCTAAAATCCCTGTTAGCTCTTTGATATTTTCGCCTTGTGATGAATGTTTAGCCACCCTGTTCTCTAATGCTGGCTCGAGCTTAGATATTGAATCTCGTACCATTCCCTGGCATTGAGCATGACATTCTGGCGAATCTTCCAACGCTTTCAGACCAGCCAGCGCGGTTTTCAAATCCCTGGTTGATATTCCCCATCCTTCTGCTTGCGCTTGAAGCTTTTTGTCAAGTTCATCAATATCTTCTTGTAACTTTCTTTTGTCCTCGGGAGTTTTAGCTTTCGCCTGTTCCTCAATAAAACCAGTAATTTTTTCAGCGTGTAAAAAGTTATTCTCAACCGTCGTCTGCCCGGCCTTCGCGGCGGTCGCTACCGCTTCCGTGCTGTTGCCGGCCAGTGCGCCTGCCAGGCCGGAGGCCAGCGTGGAGAGCGCCGCAACCGTCTGTTTCTCGGTCTCATTCAGCTGCCAAGGGTCTTTTTTGTATGCTTCCTTCGCAATCAGGTGCCCCATCGCTTCGCCGACGGCCGCGCCAGAGGCACCGGCCAGCGCGTTCTGTCCCTGTACCTTCGCCAGCACGGCGTTGACCACCGCGTGGGCCATTATCCCCGCCGCCGTGTTTTCCTCGGTGATGTTTTTACCGATCTCATTAGCGATATACGGCGCGGCCGCACCCGCTAACGCGGCATTCAGGTTACCGCCTGCCAGCCCGCTGACTGCGGCGGTCGCGGCGGTGATCGCTCGCTGCACATCGCTGCCGGTGCCGGTGTTCTCGGTCACTTTTTTGTAGACGGCCGTATCGCGCAGCGCCGCCAGTTTTGCCAGGCGCTCTTTCTCCGGCAGCCCCTGAAGTGACGTGCCCGTCTGGGCTATCGCCGCCTTCAGGCCATCGAGATCGCTCTGCGTGCGCACAATATCGGCCACCTGATTACCGATATCGCTGACCATCTGCACGGTCTGCAGGCGAGTCTGCTCTTTCTCTTTGTTAAAGATCGGGCTGATGGCGTCGTTGGCCTGCGTCACATCCCTTTGCAGTCCGTCAACATCCTGCCGCTGGTTCGCCTTATCACGAACGGTAATGGTGCCTTCCGACACCGCCGCCTGGGTGGTGCCCTGCGCATGGCCGGAACTGCCCACGGCCGACATGAGCGTACTGGCCGCATTGAGCGCCCCCTGCGCCCCAAAGCTACCGGATGAGCTGAAGCCGCCGCCGGAGTGCGACACCTTATAATCTGCTTTGTTGGAAATATTAATGTAGCCCGGCGTACCGGTATCCAGGCTGTTTTTATCCACCGTGGCGGTGCTGCCAGCACCCACGTAAGGGTAACGGCTGATAAGACGATCCCCGCCAATGAACCGGGATCTTTATTATTTCAAAATATAATCAAATCTTTCATGCCATTTAAATGTAATATCTTGCTGCCTGGTCCTCTCAAAAATTTGGATAATCCTGTCAAAGTATTCACCAAGATTTTTCCTTGATAGTTCAGAATGTAATCAAATTATTTTTACTGGTCTTTCAATATCAGTGCTAAGACGATCCCATAAAGCATCAAGATTTCGACCACAATAAGGACCAAAATCCAGCAACTCAGACATAACACTATGAAAATCTGACTCATTCTGTATCCTTTTTCCATCCAGAATTATTTCATTCATATTCACTTCCACCTACCAATTGAAGTTGCAGTCTCATAGTGATCTGTTGTGATATAAAGTAAACCATCGTTTGAATACAATAACCTTGTTCCTGGCTGATTGCTTCTTGACATAGTGTTATTTATTCCGATATCCGCTTCTCTCCATACTCTTCCTGCTGAAGAAGGTAATATATTCGTTGAGTTTTGAAAAATATCTCCCCCTATCTGGCCACCAGGATTTGTATTATTCAATGGCTTCCAGCCATTAGTCATAGCTTGTGTTTTATCAAGATAATACTGAGGCAACTGCCCTGTATTACGTAGACTTTCTACAACTTCATTTGCCGCTTCGGTTGTTTTCAAATCCATATTCAAACCAGCATAACTGGCCGCATTATGCGCAGGAGTAGTGCCCACATAATCCTCCCACGGCATCCCTTGCTTCATATTACCCTCCCCCCATTTTAATCCAATGGCAGAAGCAGAGACCGTGGCCATTTCCTTTTCAGGAACTATAGTACTGTTCTGCCAGGGTGGAGAATAGCTACCTGATGGCGTTACACCATCTTTATAACCCCAATGTGTACCAGCCACGGCGCCTGCTGCGTTCAGGAAACCTTCCAGGAAGCGTCCTGCGGAATCCGCATTCGGGCCATCATTCAGGAAGGAGGCCGTTGCCTGCCCCATCTGGCTGCCGCCTGTAATGGCATCTTTTACGTTGACCAGAAGCCCCGGCGCGCCTGGTAAAAAGTTTAATACTGGCTCGCCAACTCGGGCCCAGTATGCGTGCTCATTTACCACACCCAGATCGCTTATTGCGTCCTTATACAACCGTTCCTGCGGCGAAATATCTCTTGTGTAGGTTAAGGCATCCCAGAAACCCAGGCCGGCCTTATTGATGTCCGTAATTTTGTTCTTCAGTTCACTGCTTGCTGCGTACGGAAAACTATAATCTCTGAAGGTAGCCCCTTCAGCAAACAGGCTGCCCACCATTTTGTTTACGGTGTCGGTGTCATAATATTTTAAATTTTCGTAATAAAAGGCAGTTAACGCCCGGTTCAGGATGTATTTTTCATCCGGGGTTAATGAACCGGGGTCATGACGGTATTTATCAAGATATTCATCACTCAGTTGATTATTTGTATCAAGGGAGACGAGCTCCTTTTCTTCATCCAGGGTCAGCCCCTCTGTCAGCCCCTTCTGAACTAACTCATCCTTCCGTTTCCTTGAGCTCTCACCCAAGAAGTTATTCTCAACCGTCGTCTGCCCGGCCTTCGCGGCGGTCGCTACCGCTTCTGTGCTGTTGCCAGCCAGTGCGCCTGCCAGGCCGGAGGCAAGCGTGGAGAGCGCCGCGACCGTCTGTTTCTCGGTCTCATTCAGCTGCGAAGGGTCTTTTTTGAATACTTCCTTCGCAATCAGGTACCCCATCGCTTCGCCGACGGCCGCGCCAGAGGCACCCCTTATGCTCCGGTTAATTGGTCATGATGCGATAGCAAGGCATACCGCTATCAAGGCGGTTTTATCCGCCGTGGCGGTGCTGCCAGTCCTCCGCGATTGCGTCAGGTATGGCTACCGCCTGTGGCCTCAAAGCCACCCTTACTCAAGGTGATGTCCGGCTGCATCGTATTAACTACCCCGAGTACCCGCAAACCGCGATGCTGTGCGGAGAAATGAAACGTCACGTACTTTTGTAAGAACAAAATAACGCTGGCTGGCTCTCTGTCACCCGGCGTTATTGCCAGCACCCACGTAAGGATAACGGCTGATAATATGATCCCGGCCACAAAGTATCTGGCCGGGTAAAATTTATAAATCTATACAGCGACTCAATGCCAGTCTCAGGCCCGCGCCTATTTCAGCAGGTGAATTTTCCAGGGATAAAATGACTTCATCACTCTCATCACGTCCAGTGTCTCCCCAGGCTTCCAGCTTTTCATGGCGGAATGGGGATATATTCATAACACCATTAACACAATGGATAGTACAGCGTTTCATGTCTTTGAAGAGGGCTTTTTTGGTCTTATAGCCATATTTCTCCCTTAACATTGCAATCCATTCAGAATAACGTTGCTTACCTTTTTCAAGGTCAAAAACCTCAACTCGCTATTCACTTGAGGTTAATGTCCGGCTGTCAGAGAGTGCCTGAAAAATTGCCTTGCCAATACTCTCATCATCACTCTCTGGTGATAAGAGATGGGGAGGGAAAAGAGGATCACTGGCAACCATACCCAGCCCCGAATATGTTTCTATGTTAATAAACTCTGCAGTACAGAAAATACCAACCCAGTAGTCCTGATCTTTATTGAAAGTCATTATTTCACCTGCGTCACTGTTACTTTAACACCCCGTTTCTGACCATATTCGACTGCCCGGTTAATTTCCACTCATTGGACTTTTGTCGTACTGGCAGGAACCGCCATTGAGCGCCCGGCTCAGTACTTTTTTATATAAGGTTAATGAACCGGGGTTATTTATAAATTACTCATCACTCAGTTGATTTATTCTAAACTCTTATACCTTATGATTTCTAATGGCAGTGTTTCCAGTTTCGCTATGCTCGAAATACTTAACATTTTTTTCAAACTCTAAAAAACCAGATTTAATATTATTAAAACCAAAATCCTCTATCCTTCTGTTTTTTAAACAAATGAAGGAATCCTGGGCTTTATTAAATTTATCGACATCATCTGGTTTTATAAAATTATTAAAGCCAATCGATTCAATAACCATATCTGACTCATTAAAACTTAGCTCAACCCCCCCGTCAAAAACAAGCACCATATTAACGGTCGCATTTTCGAAATCAGAGCAATCGCCAGCAAGCCATATATTTTTATCACCAATGCGAAACTCATTCCCTGTAGAGTGGTAATAGTCACCAGTTTTAGTTGACAACTGGATATAAACACACTTTATCCCTGACACTATTAATTCTGCTCGTTGCAGCATTAGCCTAAAAACATCTAACTCATCAACATCTATACCATTCAGTGCCTTAGTCACAATGCTGTTATTGTTATTGTTTACTATTGCACCGTACCATGATTGCTCATCCATATTTACCACAAAATTATTTAATAATATAGATGCCTTTTCTTTTTTATCAATAATATCCAGAATTGAAAAATACGAGCTCAAACCAATAAAATTATCCAGGCAAATCATTTGATTATAACAATCTGATATATCCAGTTTATAATGGATCATTTAAAACCCTTTATTTTTTAATTTATACTCAGTTACTTCTTTATTTTTATTAGTTTCCTATCAGCCTGCCAAAAAATCACGGTGTATTTTCTTGCCAAAGGCAGGCTACTCTGGCGGATAACGCTTTGTTGGAAATAATACTGCCGCTTAGAGTACCGCTATCGAGCTGGCTTTTATCCGCCGTGGCGGTGCTGCCAGTCCTCCGCGATTGCGTCAGGTATGGCTACCGCCTGTGGCGTCAAAGCCACTTTTATTCAAGGTGATGGAATAACGCTGTGGCAGCAGCTTTTTCGAGCGCCGAATAATGCTGGCTGGCTCTCTGTCATCAGGCGTTGCTGCCAGCACCCACGTAAGGACAACGGCTGATAATACGATCCCGGCCGCAAAGCATCTGGCCGGGTAAAATTTATAAATCTATACAGCAACTCAATGCCAGTCGCAGCCCCGCGCCTATTTCAGCTGGAGAATTTACGAGAGATAAAATGACCTTATCATTTCCTCCCCGACCAGTCCCCCCCCAGGCTTCCAGCTTTTCATGGCGATATGGTAAAATCTTAATAACACCATTAACGCAATGGATAGTACAGTGTTTCATGTCTTTAAAGAGGGCTTTTTTGCTCTTATAGCCATATTTCTCCCTTAGCATTGCAATCCATTCAGAATAACGCTGCTTTCCTTTTTCAAGGTCAAA
This window contains:
- a CDS encoding DUF6911 family protein, yielding MLFSLSWTVNGSGGNCDNPLWKDVEVKLLALRNRDGTITLDIHDNDTGPQMLQIRAEAGNYLVMLGEIANDDYEVRAYYNKKSTAEMVCILGDYWSNNQIITDFSLVTQVISEFFHTGNVQKNC
- a CDS encoding cytidine deaminase-like fold-containing protein, with product MSHSGGGFSSSGSFGAQGALNAASTLMSAVGSSGHAQGTTQAAVSEGTITVRDKANQRQDIDGLQRDVTQANDAISPIFNKEKEQTRLQTVQMVSDIGNQVADIVRTQSDLDGLKAAIAQTGTSLQGLPEKERLAKLAALRDTAVYKKVTEKTGTGSDVQRAITAATAAVSGLAGGNLNAALAGAAAPYIANEIGKNITEENTAARIMAHAVVNAVLAKVQGQDALAGASGAVVGEAMGYLIAQEVYKKDPWQLDETEKQTVAALCTKEPVCGYCRGDIAAMADKAGLKSLTVYEERTRKTLYWDPGMKSLKEKK
- a CDS encoding contact-dependent growth inhibition system immunity protein, translated to MTFNKDQDYWVGVYSTKEFISIETFSGLGMVAGDPLFPSHLLSPESDDESIGKAILQALSDSRTLTSIDERVEFFDLEKGKQRYSEWIAMLSEKYGYKSKKALFKDMKYCSIHCVNGVMNISPFRHEKLEAWGDTGRDESDEVILSLENSPAEIGAGLRLALSRCIDL
- a CDS encoding endonuclease toxin domain-containing protein, with product MAVPARTTKAQWVEINRAVEYGKNRGVKVTVTQVK
- a CDS encoding DUF2247 family protein, with amino-acid sequence MMTFSLINNKLDFSWEDICWGYKHHLIGWKDVVCYASDKISHGDDNEVVIDISLIDKHNLHELDELLGKIAVISDSYSKDKWLYFKLWMLFISKDEINDPLGEVEKLYDFFDYPEEIESFIRYMPATGSYDPSKHTAEENIQRLYSNWKDYLDNKILSFLK
- a CDS encoding VENN motif pre-toxin domain-containing protein, whose protein sequence is MDKNSLDTGTPGYINISNKADYKVSHSGGGFSSSGSFGAQGALNAASTLMSAVGSSGHAQGTTQAAVSEGTITVRDKANQRQDVDGLQRDVTQANDAISPIFNKEKEQTRLQTVQMVSDIGNQVADIVRTQSDLDGLKAAIAQTGTSLQGLPEKERLAKLAALRDTAVYKKVTENTGTGSDVQRAITAATAAVSGLAGGNLNAALAGAAAPYIANEIGKNITEENTAAGIMAHAVVNAVLAKVQGQNALAGASGAAVGEAMGHLIAKEAYKKDPWQLNETEKQTVAALSTLASGLAGALAGNSTEAVATAAKAGQTTVENNFLHAEKITGFIEEQAKAKTPEDKRKLQEDIDELDKKLQAQAEGWGISTRDLKTALAGLKALEDSPECHAQCQGMVRDSISKLEPALENRVAKHSSQGENIKELTGILATAIVMHENGLIVGRTASSGSGKAVPGVTANKSGASVTDDIVTSEKAALDRIGQNSKNTKDLSQKLPNSVLVQQK
- a CDS encoding barstar family protein, with the protein product MNEIILDGKRIQNESDFHSVMSELLDFGPYCGRNLDALWDRLSTDIERPVKII
- a CDS encoding VENN motif pre-toxin domain-containing protein — protein: MGYLIAKEVFKKDPSQLNETEKQTVAALSTLASGLAGALAGNSTEAVATAAKAGQTTVENNFLGESSRKRKDELVQKGLTEGLTLDEEKELVSLDTNNQLSDEYLDKYRHDPGSLTPDEKYILNRALTAFYYENLKYYDTDTVNKMVGSLFAEGATFRDYSFPYAASSELKNKITDINKAGLGFWDALTYTRDISPQERLYKDAISDLGVVNEHAYWARVGEPVLNFLPGAPGLLVNVKDAITGGSQMGQATASFLNDGPNADSAGRFLEGFLNAAGAVAGTHWGYKDGVTPSGSYSPPWQNSTIVPEKEMATVSASAIGLKWGEGNMKQGMPWEDYVGTTPAHNAASYAGLNMDLKTTEAANEVVESLRNTGQLPQYYLDKTQAMTNGWKPLNNTNPGGQIGGDIFQNSTNILPSSAGRVWREADIGINNTMSRSNQPGTRLLYSNDGLLYITTDHYETATSIGRWK